Proteins encoded within one genomic window of Ostrinia nubilalis chromosome 5, ilOstNubi1.1, whole genome shotgun sequence:
- the LOC135072032 gene encoding uncharacterized protein LOC135072032: MKPESRQPDFRINKLTSLQGNVHSIIRHDSHDYCGNFATTNDLVYNHLPKPLCGPNQRHYKRSAHQFYPQPDLMKCFGNVTEWGLRKYKQYEWACTDVSDYASTLYDDTYVPPLPHQYLQRCERKARNSSFTKSFRFKMTKSKQ; encoded by the exons ATGAAACCGGAATCTCGACAGCCAGATTtcagaataaataaattgaccAGTTTACAG GGTAACGTGCACTCCATCATCCGGCACGACAGCCACGACTACTGCGGAAACTTCGCCACGACCAACGACCTCGTGTACAACCACCTGCCGAAGCCACTGTGCGGACCCAACCAGCGCCATTACAAGAGAAGCGCGCATCAGTTCTACCCGCAGCCGGACCTCATGAAGTGCTTT GGTAACGTAACTGAGTGGGGGTTGAGGAAATATAAACAATATGAATGGGCATGCACTGATGTCTCCGATTACGCGTCGACCCTGTACGACGACACGTACGTGCCGCCTTTGCCCCACCAGTACCTTCAGAGATGCGAAAGAAAAGCAAGAAATTC GAGCTTCACAAAAAGTTTCCgatttaaaatgacaaaatcaaAACAATGA
- the LOC135072029 gene encoding tetratricopeptide repeat protein 27 yields the protein MVSDNSAILYLCNFDDQLSKSENQALDKLWSGEWSIENKDLCKELLCSDLDGELLNVIRKYRDNSNDLENILHLAVSSLLTFCDQNWNPHPKEVNLEEYLHMKWPEGVDVSLKLQRDSEPIYVNIIHPELLYFSHQIFSALYSVEQNLVHLWWCFRSKVLHQRALEDTSATVYSELELIMAKLTNELQNLQNKPRLQILLCLEIAQAYLVYGRVQKVEEYLNRARDISGLKLELTGVLGKRTKYQQNLLPQLALSSELDSAVNRPSAEESHGSSELPPDIELQDDVRLNKIQYQQKISQSELPSLEQTLCLLTVQYIQKSQPKDDLMTEELQPYIETILTQKRGPWSTRVAALLIRCRLEANHKRTVERAMLQCETIVEDKTGVAPTDRLSYLWATGLPPAWTWRQQLADLYLSMGLVKAALELFRRLQLWEDVIVCYTMLQLRHKAAEVIQQQIEINPTVKLYCLLGDATDDISCYEKAWDFSNHKSSRAQRHWGNFLFDHKRYRECIPHYEASVAINSIQESVWLRLGFAALQTEQWETSASAYRRYTYLQPNSFEAWNNLAKVYVNQGDKQRAYRALMEALRFNYDNWKLWENVVTVSMDTGHLDDVVRGVHRLADLLGKFHDVEVLSLLVRAALHASTGADADGHSATRLRKQILELFGRITSLTPNKPEIWQLYSDISPTFLLKAQRLLKAYRGYTQNGNWSNSPDTCNRVIELAQNLLDYSLKARQEAEDKDKAQCDQQLSSARLTGQAVIRAAEKQDWPQTKEPLEELTKLFNEITEYMKSIM from the exons ATGGTTTCCGATAACAGTGCTATCTTGTATTTGTGTAATTTCGATGATCAGTTGAGCAAATCAG AAAATCAGGCGCTTGATAAGCTTTGGTCGGGAGAATGGTCAATAGAGAACAAAGACTTGTGCAAGGAACTGCTTTGTTCAGACTTGGATGGAGAGCTCTTGAACGTAATTAGGAAATACCGGGACAACAGCAATGACTTGGAAAACATTCTTCATCTGGCTGTGAGTTCTTTGCTGACATTCTGTGATCAAAACTGGAATCCACATCCAAAAGAAGTTAATTTAGAAGAGTATCTCCATATGAAGTGGCCCGAGGGTGTTGATGTGAGCTTGAAGCTGCAACGGGACTCAGAGCCCATCTACGTGAATATCATACACCCAGAACTGTTGTATTTTTCACACCAAATCTTCAGTGCTTTGTATTCTGTTGAACAAAATTTG GTGCACCTATGGTGGTGTTTTCGAAGCAAAGTTCTCCATCAGAGAGCCCTTGAAGACACCAGCGCTACAGTCTACTCTGAGCTGGAGTTGATAATGGCGAAGTTGACAAATGAGCTCCAAAACCTACAAAATAAACCACGTCTGCAAATACTGCTTTGCCTGGAAATAGCACAGGCGTACTTGGTATATGGTAGAGTGCAAAAAGTGGAGGAATATTTGAACCGAGCTAGAGATATATCTGGCTTGAAACTGGAGTTAACTG GTGTTTTGGGCAAGAGGACGAAATACCAACAGAATCTACTGCCCCAACTTGCCCTAAGCAGTGAGCTGGATTCCGCTGTGAACCGTCCTTCCGCTGAAGAGAGCCACGGCTCTTCAGAACTGCCTCCGGACATTGAACTGCAAGATGATGTGCGACTCAACAAGATACAATATCAGCAGAAAATCTCGCAGTCAGAGCTACCAAGCTTGGAACAAACTCTCTGTTTGCTTactgt GCAATACATTCAAAAGTCGCAACCCAAAGACGACCTTATGACGGAGGAGTTACAGCCCTACATCGAGACTATTCTAACCCAGAAGCGAGGTCCGTGGTCCACTCGTGTCGCGGCTCTGCTGATCCGCTGTCGGCTGGAGGCCAATCACAAACGTACGGTAGAGCGCGCCATGCTTCAGTGCGAGACCATTGTCGAGGATAAGACTGGAGTTGCTCCTACTGATAG GCTATCCTACCTCTGGGCCACGGGTCTCCCGCCGGCCTGGACGTGGCGCCAACAGTTAGCCGACTTATACCTGAGCATGGGGCTGGTGAAGGCGGCGCTGGAGCTGTTCCGCCGCCTGCAGCTGTGGGAGGACGTCATCGTCTGCTACACCATGCTGCAGCTGCGCCACAAG GCAGCAGAAGTTATACAGCAGCAAATAGAGATAAACCCAACTGTGAAACTGTACTGCCTTCTGGGTGATGCCACAg ACGACATCTCGTGCTATGAAAAGGCGTGGGACTTCTCCAATCACAAGAGCAGTCGGGCCCAGCGCCACTGGGGCAACTTCCTGTTCGACCATAAGCGCTACCGCGAGTGTATCCCGCACTACGAGGCGTCCGTAGCGATCAACTCCATACAGGAGAGCGTGTGGCTACGACTCGG ATTCGCTGCGCTTCAAACAGAGCAGTGGGAAACGTCGGCTTCCGCATACCGTCGCTACACTTACCTCCAGCCGAACAGCTTCGAGGCGTGGAACAACTTGGCCAAGGTGTACGTGAACCAGGGCGACAAGCAAAGAGCGTACAGAGCACTTATGGAGGCGCTGAGATTCAACTATGATAACTGGAAG TTGTGGGAGAACGTAGTAACAGTGAGCATGGATACCGGCCACTTGGATGACGTGGTACGCGGCGTGCACCGCCTGGCCGACCTGCTGGGCAAGTTCCACGACGTCGAAGTGCTGTCGCTGCTGGTGCGTGCCGCCCTGCACGCGAGCACGGGAGCAGACGCCGATGGACACAGCGCCACCAG GTTACGGAAACAAATACTGGAGCTGTTCGGTAGGATCACCTCGCTGACCCCGAACAAGCCGGAGATATGGCAGTTGTACTCCGACATCAGTCCGACCTTCTTGCTGAAAGCGCAACGACTTCTGAAAGCTTATCGCGGCTATACGCAG aatggCAACTGGTCGAACAGCCCAGACACGTGCAATAGAGTGATAGAGCTCGCCCAGAATCTTCTCGACTACAGTCTGAAGGCCCGACAGGAGGCCGAAGACAAAGATAAGGCGCAGTGCGACCAGCAGTTGTCTTCAGCTCGGCTGACCGGCCAGGCCGTCATCCGGGCCGCGGAGAAACAGGACTGGCCGCAGACCAAGGAGCCTTTGGAGGAGTTGACGAAGCTTTTCAATGAAATCACGGAATATATGAAATCAATTATGTAG
- the LOC135072024 gene encoding rabenosyn-5, protein MATANDDEILEGFLCPICKADLKSASQLTSHFESLHSEEQDVLKSLKDIFGKAKKIILNNDESDLKETFDRALKLNYQEQAYYHSEEQVVGVSRSSTDYFKAVRSARLERYATETNKLLIRLDKLVCNMPTDQNLRRHHEQDVVPWLDGSSVKLCPNCAKAFNITRRKHHCRLCGSILCHDCSIFLDLSIAKAIVDPSAPKNTEVTDQETLEKTGLRLCEHCYNLVELRKQVQDSRNAKTILVTAYEQMRSLMEQARPAVAMYEKMCQSLFDGETTYNLTDVNAMRGRIGKLAEGIDLLSKQIAAHPAAAATRQARLQNSIRQAAAHYIKEELLSLRKLPTEAQVEQVRRQRYERAERQIQMERERMAREPVLEAGPSSGADNNQHDDDDPLLEQMNIIRGYIKEARKELRFEEVGIKLVIDTNGARAHGP, encoded by the exons ATGGCAACTGCGAACGACGATGAGATTCTGGAGGGTTTCCTGTGTCCAATTTGCAAGGCTGACTTGAAATCTGCTTCGCAACTCACGAGCCACTTTGAGAGCCTTCATTCGGAGGAGCAGGATGTTCTGAAGTCTCTGAAGGATATATTTGGGAAGGCGAAGAAGATAATATTGAATAATGACGAGAGTGACTTGAAGGAGACCTTTGATAGGGCCCTGAAGTTGAATTACCAGGAGCAGGCATACTACCATTCTGAAGAGCAAGTGGTAGGTGTATCACGCAGTTCCACGGATTATTTCAAGGCAGTCCGTTCGGCGAGGCTGGAGAGATATGCTACGGAGACTAATAAACTACTAATAAGACTGGATAAGCTGGTGTGTAACATGCCCACTGATCAAAACTTGAGGAGACACCATGAACAAGAC GTTGTTCCATGGCTAGACGGCAGCTCTGTGAAACTGTGCCCAAATTGTGCAAAAGCATTTAACATTACAAGACGAAAACATCACTGCAGACTTTGTGGCTCAATATTATGCCATGATTGTTCGATATTCTTAGATTTAAGTATTGCAA AGGCAATAGTAGACCCATCAGCACCAAAAAACACTGAAGTGACAGATCAAGAAACGCTAGAGAAGACAGGTTTACGCCTCTGTGAGCACTGCTACAACCTCGTAGAGCTCCGCAAACAAGTGCAGGACAGCCGGAATGCCAAGACCATACTAGTGACTGCTTATGAGCAGATGAGGAGTCTCATGGAACAGGCTAGGCCAGCTGTGGCTATGTACGAAAAG ATGTGTCAAAGCCTGTTCGACGGCGAGACGACGTACAACCTGACAGACGTCAACGCGATGCGCGGGCGCATCGGCAAGCTGGCGGAGGGCATTGACCTGCTGAGCAAGCAGATCGCCGCACACCCCGCCGCGGCCGCCACCCGCCAGGCGCGGTTGCAAAACTCTATTAGGCAGGCGGCGGCTCACTATATTAAG GAGGAGCTCCTCTCCCTCCGCAAGCTTCCAACCGAAGCCCAAGTGGAGCAAGTCCGCCGTCAGCGCTACGAGAGAGCCGAGCGGCAGATACAAATGGAGCGCGAGCGAATGGCGCGTGAACCAGTTTTGGAGGCGGGGCCTAGCTCAGGCGCAGACAACAACCAACACGACGACGATGACCCCTTGTTGGAGCAGATGAATATTATTAGGGGATACATCAAGGAAGCCAGGAAGGAGCTTAGGTTTGAAGAGGTTGGTATTAAATTAGTGATTGATACAAATGGAGCGCGAGCGCATGGCCCGTGA
- the LOC135072031 gene encoding uncharacterized protein LOC135072031: MYPKLKHIYKMETVLLSITTILCSILVIKLLFKLRSTLPWRVNCWFCNSNFWTKLPNRNSWTCPKCDQYNGFTKDGDYNKPVIPTEQSLQTPKVFQKTPPKNGLCQMCNINQQLKVAQLANFVPMNERNFDEEIESYKVQLEKAYRLCSPCKRVLQMKLHKEKETLLGYKFLEARTPDKKGQKMEKRSQILKSIINNTSMLTAGILIMIVSVECYKNVLKNNSLSSTMNNVKDIVVGLLERIIAILKMKAIMTFPSLENYLSNINSISLTEVMPKIFIGKDLESIFTMTQKMLGGFVCLIQIIGHVWNINNLKYTIIIDLLWSVFVISTIAQPPVDIDPVVMSVIKLTSALAVLFVYRNMKSKTSKSRFTRALVTPKKMKNLVNGNKTSIVDDEDTISLDTDDDVSLNKFGLHNLSESSNETLNPVNSSLMNGRSFTPRSDSLWSKPKLNSTFCVNSLISKSPSSVSENVFIKPSFNKYQKLAKDDSDSELDESISSLCIGSPKKAMSNNSIFSLRKFTATPCFVAPNPINRSRPLISPSKLGLNTSWVAGGYWGSEGERTVFNLDGSRSSSQSSGFESQASSMNQRNVFSQPPSREESVCGEPMVVDGFRGCTAPSFSNYQTPQNFARISSPVFPQMQYNGHVHIPQPRFAQQSGPSQAVFSQQSYVQNNGFKAPAGLGLIKLPQANSFTSR, translated from the exons ATGTatccaaaattaaaacatatttataaaatgGAAACAGTGCTTTTGTCAATAACTACTATACTGTGTAGCATATTAGTCATCAAATTACTTTTCAAGCTTAG GTCGACGTTGCCTTGGCGTGTAAACTGTTGGTTTTGTAATAGTAACTTTtggacgaaattgcctaatcgCAACAGCTGGACTTGTCCAAAATGTGATCAGTACAATGGCTTCACTAAG GATGGTGACTACAACAAACCGGTGATACCCACAGAACAATCTCTACAGACGCCCAAAGTGTTCCAGAAGACTCCCCCAAAGAATGGCTTGTGCCAGATGTGTAACATAAACCAGCAGTTGAAGGTGGCACAGCTGGCCAACTTTGTCCCCATGAATGAAAGGAACTTTGATGAAGAGATTGAATCTTACAA GGTACAACTGGAGAAAGCTTATAGATTATGCAGCCCCTGCAAAAGGGTACTTCAAATGAAACTGCATAAAGAAAAAGAGACACTCTTAGGATACAAATTTCTTGAAGCCAGAACACCAGATAAGAAAGGCCAGAAGATGGAGAAAAGAAGCCAAATCCTGAAATCCATTATCAATAATACCTCCATGTTGACTGCCGGAATACTGATAATGATTGTATCTGTTGaatgctacaaaaatgtactaaaaaacAACAGTTTATCCAGTACCATGAATAATGTAAAAGACATTGTAGTAGGTCTGCTGGAAAGAATCATAGCTATACTCAAAATGAAAGCCATAATGACATTCCCATCTCTTGAAAATTACTTGAGTAACATAAATAGCATATCTCTGACTGAAGTGatgccaaaaatatttattggcaAAGATTTAGAAAGTATATTTACAATGACTCAGAAAATGCTGGGAGGTTTTGTGTGTCTAATACAAATaattggacatgtatggaaTATTAATAACTTGAAGTATACAATCATAATTGACTTACTGTGGTCAGTATTTGTTATATCGACTATAGCCCAGCCCCCAGTTGACATAGATCCAGTAGTAATGAGTGTTATAAAG TTGACTAGTGCTCTAGCAGTGTTATTTGTATACAGAAACATGAAGAGTAAAACAAGTAAAAGCAGATTTACAAGAGCTCTAGTGACaccaaagaaaatgaaaaatctagtGAATGGCAATAAGACTTCAATAGTGGACGACGAAGATACGATATCTTTAGACACTGATGATGACGTTTCCCTCAATAAGTTTGGACTTCATAACCTTTCTGAATCCTCTAATGAGACTCTGAACCCAGTAAACAGCAGTTTAATGAACGGTCGGTCATTCACGCCGCGCTCTGACAGTCTTTGGTCAAAACCTAAACTGAATTCCACATTTTGCGTTAATTCATTAATTTCCAAAAGTCCAAGTTCTGTTtctgaaaatgtatttattaagcCTTCGTTTAACAAGTACCAGAAGCTAGCAAAAGACGACTCAGACTCCGAATTAGATGAAAGCATAAGTTCCTTGTGTATAGGTAGTCCAAAAAAAGCTATGAGCAACAATTCTATATTTTCTCTTAGAAAGTTTACAGCCACTCCGTGTTTCGTCGCTCCGAATCCGATAAATCGGTCCAGGCCGCTCATTTCTCCGAGCAAACTGGGCCTCAACACGTCTTGGGTCGCGGGCGGCTACTGGGGCTCCGAAGGCGAGAGAACGGTGTTCAATTTAGACGGCAGTCGTTCCTCCAGCCAGAGTTCAGGGTTCGAGTCGCAGGCGTCGAGCATGAACCAGCGCAACGTGTTCTCGCAGCCGCCGTCGCGCGAGGAGTCGGTGTGCGGCGAGCCGATGGTCGTGGACGGCTTCCGCGGCTGCACCGCGCCCAGTTTCAGCAACTACCAGACCCCTCAGAACTTTGCGCGCATCAGCTCGCCGGTGTTCCCGCAGATGCAGTACAATGGCCACGTCCACATACCGCAGCCGCGATTCGCTCAACAGAGCGGGCCCAGTCAAGCCGTTTTCTCCCAACAGAGTTATGTACAAAACAACGGGTTCAAAGCTCCGGCGGGGCTCGGCCTGATCAAACTGCCTCAAGCCAATTCCTTTACTTCTCGATAA
- the LOC135072023 gene encoding dynein axonemal intermediate chain 4: MAVQASATDAVHAGGDATTSVFEVSRISFVEDSSSKSKCTFSFMEKRQIYRVIVDGVDATPDNIVDIDFVTMEDTFSHAAFESKPRRKSDLALKESKSKSKSSADMGMKVYATTISLDDIYIDHTYNTEEGFIPDDIDLEIAPSAFYLPKEKPIMSYPPEVLIVLRETETILLFELPTSSYEKGTTEANIVEEENEYYQYITVGKGRNRKMVIEETQTKECVTQTRHTLATRPQKKNAISFASMWDMHDTYAKLAKIKPKEEPDEMVLYQSAEPTLLRKKKQKVSEDTDERKGKTFEEIAPTSEFLDAVLLTERVLATLEYSGEQKKFRGLIQIDPLSLDLVYIYTMKPLWTLECEDTAGRPITSISFNPRNENILAVGHGKFAHAECFNGIVAVWCTKNPCKPERVYTFDDPLTSVAFSERNPNWLACGFANGDVLILDITSYPVKKIAQSKRDTNPCFEPIWVTDWRAAENNTEFVMTACQDGRLNKFTSTKTHDFICTPMMRISTVEGKMKGLETAKTCLKVDVPITRYPAALCMKWHPSIDHVYYVGTDEGCIHKCSTHYLNQHMEVFRAHAGPVYSMEFSPFMRTLLVSCGADNAVRLWLEGMDDVIMTLNCPAAVYGVAFCPINSTVLISISGNVLSIWDLRRKTHMPCAEYSFPNNVVLTYIKFSASGDNVFVGDTTGRIHTFHLEDTPIPPFYQRKLLDEAIKKALCTRPQMLKQLDKLEKFREKYAK, translated from the coding sequence ATGGCTGTTCAAGCGTCCGCTACAGACGCGGTGCATGCAGGTGGAGATGCCACCACTTCAGTGTTCGAGGTGTCTCGAATTAGTTTCGTGGAAGACTCATCCTCGAAAAGCAAATGCACATTTAGTTTTATGGAAAAGCGGCAAATTTACCGCGTAATCGTGGACGGCGTTGACGCCACGCCTGACAACATCGTCGATATCGACTTCGTGACCATGGAAGACACTTTCTCACACGCAGCTTTCGAAAGCAAGCCGCGGAGAAAGAGCGATCTAGCGCTCAAGGAGTCCAAGTCCAAGTCAAAGTCTTCCGCCGACATGGGAATGAAAGTTTACGCGACCACCATCTCCCTTGACGACATCTACATCGATCACACATACAACACTGAGGAAGGGTTCATACCCGATGACATCGATTTAGAAATCGCACCTTCAGCATTCTATTTGCCTAAAGAAAAACCAATCATGTCTTATCCACCGGAGGTATTGATTGTGCTAAGAGAAACAGAAACAATTCTATTATTTGAACTGCCAACTTCTTCATACGAAAAGGGGACTACTGAGGCGAACATCGTCGAAGAGGAaaatgaatattatcaatatatTACTGTGGGAAAGGGCAGAAATAGGAAAATGGTCATTGAAGAAACTCAGACCAAAGAATGTGTCACACAGACCCGTCACACCCTAGCTACGAGACCTCAGAAGAAAAATGCAATATCTTTCGCTTCTATGTGGGACATGCATGACACTTACGCTAAGCTAGCCAAAATAAAGCCTAAAGAGGAACCTGATGAAATGGTTTTATATCAATCTGCTGAGCCAACCCTTTTGCgtaaaaagaaacagaaagTTTCCGAAGACACAGACGAGAGAAAAGGAAAAACATTTGAAGAAATAGCACCAACTTCTGAATTTTTAGACGCGGTCCTCTTGACTGAACGGGTCCTTGCCACATTGGAGTATTCTGGTGAACAAAAGAAGTTCCGAGGGCTCATACAGATAGATCCCCTCTCTTTAGACTTGGTGTATATTTACACAATGAAACCGTTATGGACGCTCGAGTGTGAAGATACTGCAGGTCGTCCAATTACAAGCATATCATTTAATCCCAGAAATGAAAACATATTAGCAGTGGGACATGGAAAGTTTGCTCACGCTGAATGTTTCAATGGCATCGTTGCAGTTTGGTGCACAAAAAACCCTTGCAAACCTGAAAGGGTCTACACTTTCGATGATCCTCTTACTTCTGTTGCTTTTTCAGAAAGAAATCCAAATTGGTTGGCGTGTGGGTTCGCGAATGGGGACGTGTTGATTTTAGACATAACTTCATATCCGGTTAAGAAAATTGCTCAGAGTAAGAGAGACACAAATCCTTGCTTTGAACCAATTTGGGTGACAGACTGGCGCGCAGCAGAGAACAACACTGAATTCGTGATGACTGCTTGCCAGGACGGGAGGTTGAACAAGTTTACGAGCACTAAGACTCACGACTTCATTTGCACTCCTATGATGCGGATATCTACAGTGGAAGGCAAAATGAAAGGCTTGGAAACGGCTAAAACTTGCTTGAAGGTCGATGTTCCTATCACGAGGTACCCTGCAGCTCTGTGCATGAAATGGCATCCATCAATCGATCACGTTTACTACGTGGGGACCGACGAAGGGTGCATTCACAAATGCTCAACGCATTATTTGAACCAGCACATGGAAGTTTTCAGAGCGCACGCTGGCCCAGTATACAGCATGGAATTTTCGCCTTTTATGAGAACGTTGCTGGTGTCCTGCGGAGCTGATAATGCCGTGAGGCTTTGGCTCGAAGGCATGGATGACGTCATAATGACGTTGAACTGCCCGGCTGCAGTGTATGGTGTTGCTTTCTGTCCAATCAACTCCACAGTTCTCATTTCGATAAGCGGGAATGTCTTGTCCATTTGGGATCTGCGTCGTAAGACTCATATGCCGTGCGCCGAGTACTCATTCCCAAATAATGTGGTGCTGACGTACATAAAGTTTTCCGCGTCGGGTGACAATGTGTTTGTGGGAGACACGACAGGACGAATACACACGTTCCACCTTGAGGATACTCCTATACCGCCATTTTATCAAAGAAAACTGCTCGATGAGGCTATCAAGAAAGCTCTCTGTACCAGACCACAGATGCTGAAGCAACTAGACAAGCTGGAGAAGTTTAGAGAAAAGTATGccaaataa